A single region of the Chryseobacterium culicis genome encodes:
- a CDS encoding patatin-like phospholipase family protein translates to MEEKFKRAVIFSGGGTRLMIYLGIFAALEELDLKPDLLIASCGGSFAATIINAFPDDLSRKEYLTSEEYFQFVSGTVLTKQRKLSQIGFFSLKKLLDKRKAPFIEDVFNRYLVEMPQDLSKCFPSIKNVQFSKEIPTLIIGSEILFTPKECGQKRNKRKLYQKTIFTDPETAKKIYPEQIVSHSESLKNSTVEETFKIVTDLSMLESTRASISDMFYVEPAFLQGKYFAGGAIDLIPAELSQHLAQEIITEKKQSYNPVEEALVRAVLGFSGNERLAETDKLLSGFQIDTLNIKQELEGHYLKKGIDWRKFEINFSFPKSYPQFVKDMEIQWQYAFSQTMKTIRK, encoded by the coding sequence ATGGAAGAAAAATTTAAAAGAGCTGTTATTTTTTCAGGAGGCGGAACAAGGCTGATGATTTATCTGGGAATCTTCGCTGCTCTGGAAGAACTGGATCTCAAACCGGATCTCCTGATTGCTTCCTGTGGTGGATCATTTGCAGCGACAATCATCAATGCTTTTCCTGATGATCTTTCCCGGAAAGAATATCTAACATCTGAAGAGTACTTTCAGTTTGTTTCAGGAACTGTATTAACAAAGCAGAGAAAACTTTCACAAATCGGATTTTTCTCCTTAAAAAAACTTCTGGATAAAAGAAAAGCCCCATTCATTGAAGATGTTTTCAACCGATATCTTGTTGAAATGCCCCAAGATCTATCCAAATGTTTTCCATCCATCAAAAATGTTCAGTTTTCAAAAGAAATACCTACCCTAATTATTGGTTCGGAGATTCTTTTTACCCCAAAAGAATGTGGACAAAAAAGAAATAAAAGAAAATTATATCAAAAAACAATCTTCACAGATCCGGAAACAGCAAAGAAGATTTATCCTGAACAAATTGTCAGTCATTCTGAAAGCTTAAAAAACAGTACTGTTGAAGAAACGTTCAAAATAGTTACTGACCTTTCCATGCTTGAAAGTACCCGCGCTTCTATTTCCGATATGTTTTATGTAGAACCTGCATTTCTTCAGGGAAAATATTTTGCTGGCGGAGCTATAGATCTTATACCTGCAGAATTAAGTCAGCATCTCGCACAGGAAATTATTACCGAAAAAAAACAATCATACAATCCTGTAGAAGAAGCACTTGTACGTGCTGTCCTTGGATTTAGTGGAAATGAAAGGCTTGCAGAGACAGACAAACTTTTATCCGGCTTCCAAATTGATACCCTCAACATAAAACAGGAACTGGAAGGACATTATCTGAAAAAAGGAATTGACTGGAGAAAATTTGAAATCAATTTTTCGTTTCCTAAAAGTTACCCACAATTTGTGAAAGATATGGAAATACAGTGGCAGTATGCTTTCAGTCAAACAATGAAAACTATTAGAAAGTGA
- a CDS encoding SDR family NAD(P)-dependent oxidoreductase, which produces MNVFIAGGTSGIGYALARHYLSKGYGVGICGRDLTKIPENDSKDIKAFQTDVCDINALLSTLQSFLVDKNELDIFINCAGSYAEDVAGRISYEEAEEMLQTNILGTVNFFEAARKVMKNQKKGRIAVIASVSGILEYENSSLYTKTKRSVIQIADAYHRALKPFGISVTTIAPGYIDTEKLRQLNQNNLSKKPFLTEVETAVSIISEAIEKQKKLIIFPTKMKWMMKSLSLLPSSLLNIIMFRKAQWMKND; this is translated from the coding sequence ATGAACGTTTTTATCGCAGGCGGAACTTCAGGGATTGGCTATGCACTGGCCAGACACTATCTTTCTAAAGGATACGGTGTAGGAATCTGTGGAAGAGATCTTACCAAAATCCCGGAGAATGATTCTAAAGATATAAAGGCTTTTCAGACAGATGTTTGTGATATTAATGCCCTGTTATCCACATTACAGTCTTTTCTTGTGGATAAAAATGAACTTGATATTTTCATTAACTGTGCAGGAAGCTATGCAGAAGATGTAGCAGGAAGAATTTCGTACGAAGAGGCTGAAGAAATGCTTCAGACCAATATTCTGGGAACCGTTAATTTTTTCGAGGCAGCAAGAAAAGTAATGAAAAATCAGAAAAAAGGAAGGATTGCCGTGATTGCTTCCGTTTCAGGGATATTGGAATATGAAAATTCCAGTCTTTATACGAAGACAAAACGTTCTGTCATACAGATTGCCGATGCCTATCACCGCGCACTGAAACCTTTTGGAATTTCCGTCACTACAATTGCTCCGGGATATATTGATACCGAAAAATTAAGGCAGCTTAACCAAAATAACTTAAGTAAAAAACCATTTCTTACGGAGGTAGAAACCGCAGTTTCCATCATATCAGAAGCCATAGAAAAACAGAAAAAGCTTATTATTTTTCCAACAAAAATGAAGTGGATGATGAAATCTTTATCCCTGCTTCCTTCTTCTTTATTAAATATCATCATGTTCAGAAAAGCCCAATGGATGAAAAACGACTGA